In bacterium, the genomic stretch CGAATCAGCCTATGATCATGCGGTAGGCAAGATCGAGAAAATGATCGAGCGCCTGAAATCCCCTGTTAAGACAAGCACTTTAAAGCGAAATGCTAATTCACCGACTATTACTTCTAACTTCACTAAAACTGAGTTTGAGAACGCAGTGACCAGATGCAAGGAATACATTGCAGCGGGAGATGTGATACAGGTCGTGCTCTCCCAGCGTTTTCAGACTAAAGTGACTGCCGACCCGTTCGATGTCTACCGCGCCCTGCGCAGTCTGAACCCCTCCCCTTACATGTATTATCTGTCCTATGGCGATATGAAGCTGATTGGGTCATCACCTGAGATTCTGGTCACTGAGGAACGCGGAAATGTGACCGTCCGCCCTATAGCCGGAACTCGACCAAGAGGCGCAACTGAAGAGCAGGACCTCGCACTTGAAGATGAGCTTCTTAAGGATGAGAAAGAACGGGCAGAGCACATCATGCTTGTCGACCTGGGACGCAACGACATCGGCAGGGTCTGCAGGTATGGAAGCGTGGACGTTAACGAACTCATGGTGATCGAGAAATATTCTCACGTGATGCATATGGTCTCGAATGTGCGCGGGAGGCTGAACCTGGACAAAGACGAGTTCGACCTGTTGAGAGCATGCTTCCCGGCTGGGACAGTCTCGGGTGCTCCCAAGATCAGAGCAATGGAGATTATAGACGAGTTGGAGCCTACCAGGCGGGGCTCATATGCCGGTGCTATAGGATATTTCAGCTACTCAGGCAACATGGATGCATGTATAACTATACGCACTATTCTTATTCAAGACGATACAGCATATGTCCAAGCGGGTGCAGGAATTGTGGCTGATTCTGTACCTGCCAAGGAATATGAAGAGACTCAAAACAAAGCCAAGGCATTGATTAATGCGTTGAGCGCTGCAGAGGAAGGATTGGAGTAAGACAATGATCCTGATGATAGACAACTATGACAGCTTTACATATAACCTGGTCCAGTATCTGGGTGAGATGGGGCAGCAGCTAAAGGTATTCAGAAACGATAAGATCACACTGGATCAGATTGAAGAGATGAAGCCGGACAAGATAGTGATATCTCCGGGACCGTGCACACCAAACGAGGCCGGTGTGTCAGTGGCTGCGATCAAGCACTTTGCGGGAAAGATTCCCATACTGGGGGTATGCCTTGGGCACCAGAGTATAGGATATGCGTTCGGCGGGGAGGTCGTGCGGGCGCAGAGGCTTATGCACGGAAAGACATCTCTCATTCACCACGATGGTGAGGGTATTTTCAAGAATATGCCGAACCCGTTTACTGCAACACGTTATCACTCTCTGATAATACGACGAGAGACTATTGCCGACTGTCTGCAGATAACAGCCGAAACCGATCAACGCGAAATCATGGGAGTGCGCCACAAAGACTATCCAATCGAGGGCGTTCAGTTCCACCCGGAGTCGATCTTGACTCAGGAAGGCAAGTTGTTGCTTAAGAATTTTGTTGGATAAAATTTTTCGCGAAAACGCGAGAAACAAAGCGCGAAATTCTGATGTCATTCCCGCGAATGCAGGAATCCGGGCAATGGTGCCATAGCCCACTGGATTCCCGATCAAGTCGGGAATGACAAAAGTGATAGGTCAGATTTTTTTAGTTATCGTGCTTTCATAATTTTGTGCTTTCACAATAAATTTACCTGGAGAAAGAAAATGATTAGAGATGCTATTAAGAAAGTGGTCGAAGGGTGTAACCTCAGTCAGGATGAGGCCATGCTCGCAATGACCGAGATAATGGATGGTGAAGCGACCGCCGCGCAGGTGTCGTCATTTATCACGGCGATGCGGATTAAAGGCGAGACCGTGGATGAGATTACCGGTTTCGTCAAGATTATGCGCGAAAAGGCGATCAAGGTCAGGCCGAAGTGCGATGCTCTCATCGACACATGCGGCACGGGCGGAGACACGCTCGATACGTTCAATATATCAACCACTGCGACATTTGTGATCGTTGGAGCGGGGGTGACTGTCGCAAAACACGGCAACCGTGC encodes the following:
- the trpE gene encoding anthranilate synthase component I; this encodes MSAYYPDKKEFIKRAGNGNMTPVYKEILADMETPVSAFRKITQTGSEDYSFLLESVEGGERMARFSFLGNGTNLVIKSRGRNVEITRDDKLEQINLEAGRDVLHILKDEMSSLRYVPDPDLPRFCGGAVGFIGYDMVRFFEDLPDMTIDDLKMPDCTLIFTDTLLIFDHVRHKIRVVCNARIDGNPESAYDHAVGKIEKMIERLKSPVKTSTLKRNANSPTITSNFTKTEFENAVTRCKEYIAAGDVIQVVLSQRFQTKVTADPFDVYRALRSLNPSPYMYYLSYGDMKLIGSSPEILVTEERGNVTVRPIAGTRPRGATEEQDLALEDELLKDEKERAEHIMLVDLGRNDIGRVCRYGSVDVNELMVIEKYSHVMHMVSNVRGRLNLDKDEFDLLRACFPAGTVSGAPKIRAMEIIDELEPTRRGSYAGAIGYFSYSGNMDACITIRTILIQDDTAYVQAGAGIVADSVPAKEYEETQNKAKALINALSAAEEGLE
- the pabA gene encoding aminodeoxychorismate/anthranilate synthase component II, whose amino-acid sequence is MILMIDNYDSFTYNLVQYLGEMGQQLKVFRNDKITLDQIEEMKPDKIVISPGPCTPNEAGVSVAAIKHFAGKIPILGVCLGHQSIGYAFGGEVVRAQRLMHGKTSLIHHDGEGIFKNMPNPFTATRYHSLIIRRETIADCLQITAETDQREIMGVRHKDYPIEGVQFHPESILTQEGKLLLKNFVG